In the genome of Fluviispira vulneris, one region contains:
- a CDS encoding MBL fold metallo-hydrolase, producing the protein MGLIFRQLTDKVSNTYTYIFGDSNTNEIAIVDSVHENTDEYLSLIKKNNWQLKYLIETHLHADHITAVNQLKNHFVNSVVLLSAKSEVQYKHQKVTERETLHIGNISMQFIETPGHTPDCISILVDSNRLLTGDCMFIGSCGRTDFQSGNNKDMYESLKKIITLPNDVLIYPGHDYKSRFVSTVQEEKITNKQLLHKSLNEFENDLNSWNLPPPKKIKESVPANLLGGLMPIS; encoded by the coding sequence ATGGGACTCATATTTAGACAATTGACTGATAAAGTCTCAAATACCTATACCTATATTTTTGGCGACAGCAATACGAATGAAATTGCTATAGTCGACTCTGTGCATGAGAACACAGATGAATATTTAAGTCTAATAAAAAAAAATAATTGGCAGCTTAAATATTTAATTGAAACTCATTTACATGCAGATCATATTACAGCTGTTAATCAACTAAAAAATCATTTTGTAAATTCAGTGGTTTTACTCAGTGCAAAAAGTGAAGTTCAATATAAGCATCAAAAAGTAACTGAAAGAGAAACTCTGCATATTGGGAATATTTCAATGCAATTTATTGAAACCCCTGGTCATACTCCGGATTGTATTTCTATATTAGTTGATAGCAATAGACTTCTCACAGGTGATTGTATGTTTATCGGAAGCTGTGGACGTACCGATTTTCAATCAGGAAATAATAAGGATATGTATGAATCTTTAAAAAAAATAATAACTCTCCCAAATGATGTCCTAATTTACCCTGGTCATGATTATAAAAGCCGTTTTGTCTCAACTGTTCAAGAAGAAAAAATTACAAATAAGCAACTGCTCCATAAAAGTTTAAACGAATTTGAAAATGATCTGAATTCTTGGAACCTCCCCCCACCGAAAAAAATTAAGGAGTCGGTCCCTGCAAATTTACTAGGAGGTTTAATGCCAATTTCTTAA
- a CDS encoding NAD(P)-binding protein — MSISRRDFLNGISISIAAGLTPLDVLNAAPIKNNYYPPELTGLRGNHPGSFENAHKLGRENMKFPLENSPVEEKYDAIIVGGGISGLSSAYFYQKKFGKNAKILILDNHDDFGGHAKRNEFHIDGKLILAYGGTESLQSPKTNYSKIAVDLLKELSVDIDYLGSKFRQNFYPDLGLSRAVFFNKEDFGVDKMVAGDPGRAVADDIDPKRINGRSVKDFINDFPLSKEDKISLINLHEKKIDYLPEKTVQEKIKYLEKISYKEFLTKHAKISKHAANYFQARSNDFFAIGVDSISALEARCLDLPGLDGMNLPPLTGEAYNDLNDPYIYHFPDGNASIARLLVRKMIPQVAKGNTMDDLILAKFDYAKLDLKNSPVRIRLNSTVVNVKQNAKFVDLGYLDKEGKLHRLQTKHCVMACYNMMIPYIIPDLPNEQKLALSKNVKAALVYTKVILRNWHAFKQLGVHEIYAPKMKYSRIKIDYPVEFKNYTHSKNPSDPICLHMVYVPTMPDSGLDARSQARLARAKLLTTPFAEMENDIRQQLQRMLGNQGFNHKKDILALTVNRWSHGYSYAAKDLFDDKNENQKIIQLAAKPFGNITIANADSAWSPYTHVAIDMAHRAVQEFATLV, encoded by the coding sequence ATGAGTATCAGCCGACGTGATTTTTTAAATGGGATTTCTATATCAATAGCTGCTGGCTTAACCCCACTCGATGTTTTAAATGCAGCACCTATTAAAAATAATTATTACCCACCAGAGTTAACAGGATTAAGAGGAAATCATCCGGGTTCTTTTGAGAATGCTCATAAACTCGGACGTGAAAATATGAAATTTCCACTTGAAAATTCCCCAGTAGAAGAAAAATATGATGCTATTATTGTCGGAGGAGGAATTAGTGGCCTCTCATCAGCTTATTTTTACCAAAAAAAATTCGGAAAAAATGCCAAGATCCTCATCCTCGATAATCATGACGACTTTGGTGGCCATGCAAAAAGAAATGAATTTCATATTGATGGAAAATTGATCTTAGCCTATGGAGGCACAGAATCCTTACAGTCACCAAAAACGAATTATAGTAAAATCGCAGTTGATCTCTTAAAAGAATTATCTGTGGATATTGACTATTTAGGATCAAAATTTCGCCAAAACTTTTATCCAGATCTTGGCTTAAGCCGTGCTGTATTTTTTAACAAAGAAGATTTTGGCGTAGACAAAATGGTTGCGGGCGATCCTGGGCGAGCTGTGGCAGATGACATTGATCCAAAACGAATTAACGGTAGAAGTGTAAAAGATTTTATAAATGACTTTCCCTTATCAAAAGAAGATAAAATATCACTGATTAATTTACATGAAAAAAAAATCGATTACCTCCCAGAAAAAACAGTACAAGAAAAAATAAAGTATTTGGAAAAAATCAGTTACAAAGAATTCTTAACGAAACATGCAAAAATCAGCAAACATGCTGCAAATTATTTTCAAGCGCGTAGCAATGACTTCTTTGCAATTGGTGTAGACAGCATTTCCGCTCTTGAAGCACGTTGCCTTGATTTACCTGGGCTTGATGGGATGAATCTTCCGCCACTAACCGGTGAAGCTTATAATGACTTAAATGATCCATATATTTATCATTTTCCCGATGGCAATGCCTCCATTGCTCGTTTACTTGTTCGTAAAATGATCCCGCAGGTGGCTAAAGGTAACACAATGGACGATCTAATTTTAGCCAAATTTGACTATGCAAAATTAGATTTAAAAAATTCGCCCGTACGCATTCGACTCAACAGCACAGTTGTGAATGTAAAACAAAATGCAAAATTTGTAGATCTCGGTTATTTAGATAAAGAGGGAAAATTACATCGATTACAGACAAAACACTGCGTCATGGCCTGCTATAATATGATGATCCCTTATATTATTCCTGATCTTCCGAATGAACAAAAATTAGCCCTGAGCAAAAATGTCAAAGCCGCTCTTGTCTACACAAAAGTTATTTTACGCAATTGGCATGCATTTAAACAACTTGGTGTCCATGAAATATATGCACCAAAAATGAAATACTCTCGGATAAAAATTGATTATCCCGTAGAATTTAAAAACTACACTCACTCAAAAAATCCAAGCGATCCCATCTGTTTACATATGGTCTATGTACCAACGATGCCAGATTCAGGCCTAGATGCCCGGAGCCAAGCACGCCTCGCACGAGCAAAATTACTCACCACACCTTTTGCAGAAATGGAAAACGATATCCGCCAACAACTGCAACGTATGCTTGGCAATCAAGGTTTCAATCATAAAAAAGATATTCTAGCTCTCACAGTCAATCGGTGGTCGCACGGTTATTCCTATGCGGCCAAAGATTTATTTGATGATAAAAATGAGAACCAAAAAATAATTCAACTCGCTGCCAAACCTTTTGGCAATATTACAATTGCCAATGCAGATTCAGCTTGGAGTCCCTATACGCATGTGGCAATTGATATGGCGCACAGAGCAGTGCAAGAATTTGCAACGCTCGTTTAA
- a CDS encoding methyltransferase domain-containing protein, giving the protein MEFAPDYINLEQNLEFALENKWSAKAIPIAGESLEIKEKMFLYHDDKYSNYWNIREILLRDSINYSELSQFIYMRYGGDDLARKTLEDLNTLDSNKSYRILNAGSGFGSDMIAQAKMLPNAKFCGIEFNKRYADLSAKIIQALGLEEQIKIYNANLTDHDHIKEIQAREGLFDGAYSNLVVLHIKNKAALYQSILTLLKPGAIYRNEDYTRQELTNHKFAEEKIGCQNLMTIEEMIQLAQSAGFCESSFSCLTDYWREFTLQRKKNYFENIPKRSKKKEIFFQDVAEFFSNQGGCGGVFRHIK; this is encoded by the coding sequence ATGGAATTTGCACCAGATTATATTAATCTTGAACAAAATTTAGAATTTGCCTTGGAAAATAAATGGTCAGCAAAAGCTATACCAATTGCAGGAGAGTCATTAGAAATAAAGGAGAAAATGTTCCTTTACCATGATGACAAATACAGCAATTATTGGAATATTCGTGAGATATTGCTGCGTGACTCTATAAATTACTCTGAACTGAGTCAATTTATTTATATGCGTTACGGTGGCGATGATCTCGCCCGAAAAACTTTGGAAGATTTAAACACACTTGATTCCAATAAAAGCTATCGCATTCTCAATGCAGGATCAGGGTTTGGTTCTGACATGATTGCGCAAGCCAAAATGCTGCCAAATGCAAAGTTTTGTGGAATTGAGTTCAACAAACGCTACGCTGATTTATCGGCAAAAATAATACAAGCGCTCGGCCTGGAAGAGCAAATTAAAATATACAATGCAAACCTTACGGATCACGATCATATTAAAGAAATACAGGCGAGAGAAGGGTTATTTGATGGTGCATATTCGAATCTTGTTGTCTTACACATAAAAAATAAAGCCGCGCTGTATCAATCTATATTGACTCTATTAAAACCCGGAGCAATTTATCGTAACGAAGATTACACACGACAAGAATTGACAAATCATAAATTCGCTGAAGAGAAAATTGGCTGTCAAAACTTAATGACCATTGAAGAAATGATTCAACTTGCACAAAGTGCAGGGTTCTGTGAATCAAGCTTTTCCTGCTTAACTGATTACTGGCGAGAATTTACTTTGCAAAGAAAAAAGAATTATTTCGAAAATATTCCGAAGAGAAGTAAAAAGAAAGAAATATTTTTTCAGGATGTTGCTGAATTTTTTAGCAATCAAGGCGGCTGCGGTGGAGTTTTTAGACACATTAAGTGA